The proteins below come from a single Lepeophtheirus salmonis chromosome 4, UVic_Lsal_1.4, whole genome shotgun sequence genomic window:
- the LOC139905193 gene encoding uncharacterized protein, which produces MVRIMKTLIIMRKDKDTLSSSTATSLLNSIFSHEFVFGIELLKTLLRHTSSLSDELQGRKVDLTKAQKHVNLVIRTLEDLKNEKIFESIWKLAELKSCEMKSVFDQEDSIDLEFKEVKIPRRIKWKGTTESYFRETHFDVAINKIVLELESRFATDDTNITMDLIAIVNDSEVETCVIERVAKHYRLELEQLQSDHAIFQQFKADIDTEDMVSSQIAAELISSGVFCLMPELYKVIGILA; this is translated from the exons atggtcagaatcatgaagaccctcataataatgagaaaagataaagatacattgtcgagttcaacagcaacttctctgctcaacagcatctttagtcacgaatttgttttcggcattgaactgttgaagacactcctcagacacacatctagcttgtcagatgaacttcaaggcagaaaggttgacctaacaaaggcccagaaacacgtcaacctagtgattaggactcttgaagatcttaagaatgagaaaatctttgaatcaatctggaaacttgctgagttgaagtcgtgtgagatgaaatcagtatttgaccaggaggactcaattgatttggaattcaaggaggtgaagattccaaggagaataaagtggaaaggaacaactgaatcctacttccgtgaaacacatttcgatgttgcaatcaataagattgtattagagcttgagagcagatttgccaccgacgatacaaacatcacaatggatctcattgcaatcgtcaatgacagtgaagtggagacctgtgtcattgagcgtgtcgccaagcactacagacttgaactcgagcagctccagtcagaccatgcaatcttccagcaattcaag gcagatattgacacagaagacatggtttcgtcacaaattgctgcggagttaataagctcgggagtgttctgcctgatgccggagctatacaaggtgatcggtATCCTGGCCtaa